The proteins below come from a single Triticum aestivum cultivar Chinese Spring chromosome 5D, IWGSC CS RefSeq v2.1, whole genome shotgun sequence genomic window:
- the LOC123123904 gene encoding disease resistance protein RGA4: MALILPIINTVLKGIVLVSKLGNATTRLDAKIQSGLGSISRELVMIRSAILEDKCQEMQNLELVYDIEDFIDHLRVPGKIAGGVLSAAGADPRHGLIEKINIFREDLKSVIKRESEQPKKISESTQESQSGASPSSCYTPEKDLVGFPETKDDFLKRLCSPSDEELRVISIVGCSGLGKTALARAVYEDHTSSSFQCKAWVVMPEYKYGKDLSITIVQNLRKTVEDILQRILQQVRSSLDVREDRSVPSASNGTDPASGASTAEALRSLLMKKRYLVCIDDVQQKEVWDEIEAVLPENYMGSRILVTTNVHSIAKACSSGSYVYRMQYLDRPNSEKLLWSKALRPSQEPSNAVAHSSESILVKCDGLPLALASVGKYLKGAEQLESKCEHVGRTLGDFLAGDGTYFYFAEIRRALFRCYDNLQDYSHKNCLLYASMFPRGHPINIESLARRLVAEELVDKDVDRGIAEALGFTSRCLEELINQSMIERERVLVDKDVQRYKLQSIILEFSMEMSLSKNFFSLIDEHWTIRNKGGRVRRLVTVQSRSSTEDGSSGVPSDIDLSTVRSLTILKRNLVKRAPGYFKDCNVLRMVDLEGCTGLDNGVVDDICGLVLLNYLGLRRTDVDKLPKDVGNLKHLQTLDIRETRVQSLAMEVIMLPGLAYLFGKFELQKLTDGGVKFRLVKFLSRESKLHTLSGALMNGARSHDVLLVIEHARMLKNVKLWCKNTQDGQAPNQLGKRKKFPCGAGQSSSVGAPDSADPDSVGRILRLLQKRSIGLESLSIDSNGVSNGFLSFLQPASTITSLKLRRGSGTLPDNAVLDQVRNLNKLHLFSAGRSIQELAEALQRLPCLVHLKLAEKESQLWDGNFHVEASGFNSLIWLCFQAKKHPRISTENGGMKHLASLLLLCPESPPPETDGANYQKKQKRFQLFPRIEEEEEEDGIMEDLDPHALLCPHCPHVQMKEPRVGIEEKVGVKGISFLKNLNEVILHHSAPTTILEAWKRAANLHTNKPYVKKQPIGDALILKL; encoded by the exons ATGGCGTTAATTCTCCCCATCATCAACACTGTACTGAAGGGTATCGTGCTAGTGAGTAAGCTAGGAAATGCAACTACCAGGCTTGACGCCAAGATCCAGAGTGGCCTCGGATCGATCAGCAGGGAGCTCGTGATGATCCGGAGTGCCATTTTAGAAGACAAGTGCCAAGAGATGCAAAATTTGGAGTTGGTTTATGATATCGAAGACTTCATAGATCATCTCCGGGTTCCCGGAAAAATTGCGGGCGGCGTGCTCTCAGCTGCGGGGGCGGACCCCCGCCATGGACTAATCGAGAAAATCAACATTTTCAGGGAAGACCTCAAGAGTGTAATCAAGAGAGAAAGCGAGCAGCCAAAGAAGATATCTGAATCGACTCAAGAGAGTCAGAGTGGAGCCTCCCCGTCTTCTTGTTATACTCCAGAGAAGGATCTGGTGGGCTTCCCGGAGACCAAGGACGACTTCCTGAAGCGGCTCTGTTCCCCATCCGATGAGGAACTGAGGGTGATCTCCATCGTGGGCTGTAGTGGCTTAGGGAAAACGGCCCTTGCAAGGGCAGTTTACGAGGACCATACCAGTAGTTCATTCCAATGCAAAGCTTGGGTGGTGATGCCGGAGTACAAATACGGTAAAGACCTTTCAATCACGATTGTGCAGAATCTGCGCAAAACCGTGGAGGATATTCTACAGAGGATTCTGCAACAAGTTCGTTCATCTTTAGATGTGAGAGAAGATCGTTCCGTGCCATCAGCAAGCAACGGTACCGACCCGGCAAGTGGCGCGAGCACCGCAGAAGCTTTGCGGAGTCTACTGATGAAAAAAag GTATCTGGTCTGTATTGATGATGTACAACAGAAAGAAGTATGGGACGAGATAGAAGCTGTGCTCCCTGAAAATTACATGGGTAGCAGAATACTTGTGACAACAAATGTTCATTCTATCGCCAAAGCTTGCAGTTCTGGCAGTTATGTGTACAGAATGCAATATCTTGACCGACCTAATTCAGAAAAGCTACTATGGTCAAAAGCTCTTCGGCCTTCACAGGAACCTTCAAATGCCGTGGCCCATTCCTCAGAAAGCATCTTGGTTAAATGTGATGGCTTACCACTGGCGCTGGCTAGCGTAGGTAAATATTTGAAGGGGGCAGAACAATTGGAGTCCAAATGTGAACATGTGGGCAGAACACTTGGTGATTTCCTGGCAGGTGATGGAACCTACTTTTACTTCGCAGAGATTAGAAGAGCACTTTTCCGGTGTTATGACAACCTGCAAGACTACAGTCACAAGAACTGCCTGCTTTATGCAAGCATGTTCCCCAGGGGTCACCCGATAAACATCGAAAGTCTAGCCAGAAGATTGGTAGCTGAAGAGTTAGTTGACAAAGATGTCGACAGAGGAATAGCTGAAGCATTGGGTTTCACCAGTAGGTGCTTGGAGGAGTTGATCAACCAGAGtatgattgagagagagagagtacttGTTGACAAGGATGTTCAGAGGTATAAACTCCAGAGTATAATTCTGGAGTTTAGCATGGAGATGTCCTTGTCTAAGAATTTTTTCAGTCTGATTGACGAGCACTGGACCATACGGAACAAAGGTGGTCGTGTCCGCCGACTGGTCACCGTCCAGTCCAGGTCCAGCACCGAAGATGGAAGCAGTGGAGTTCCAAGTGATATTGATCTGTCAACCGTCAGGTCGTTAACGATCTTGAAACGTAACCTTGTTAAACGGGCACCAGGGTATTTCAAGGATTGCAATGTTCTGCGGATGGTGGATCTGGAAGGTTGCACTGGGCTTGACAATGGCGTTGTTGATGATATATGTGGACTGGTGCTTCTCAACTATCTCGGCCTCAGGAGAACTGACGTCGACAAGCTTCCCAAGGATGTAGGCAACCTGAAGCATTTACAGACACTTGACATTCGAGAGACCAGGGTGCAAAGTTTGGCCATGGAAGTCATCATGTTGCCAGGTTTAGCCTACCTGTTTGGCAAGTTCGAGCTGCAAAAGTTAACTGACGGTGGGGTAAAGTTTCGCCTTGTGAAGTTCTTGTCGAGGGAAAGTAAACTGCACACTCTCTCAGGAGCTCTTATGAATGGGGCAAGGAGTCATGATGTGTTGCTCGTTATAGAACATGCAAGAATGCTGAAGAATGTCAAACTATGGTGCAAGAACACTCAAGATGGCCAAGCTCCCAACCAACTCGGAAAGAGAAAGAAGTTCCCTTGTGGTGCCGGACAGTCGTCGTCTGTCGGTGCGCCAGATTCAGCAGATCCGGATTCTGTGGGCCGGATACTCCGGCTCCTTCAGAAGCGCTCCATCGGTCTCGAGTCTCTGTCCATTGACTCGAATGGTGTCTCCAATGGCTTTCTGAGTTTTCTACAGCCTGCCAGCACTATCACATCCCTAAAACTACGGCGAGGATCGGGTACTCTGCCGGACAATGCCGTGTTAGATCAGGTACGTAATCTCAACAAATTGCACCTCTTCTCAGCTGGACGCAGCATCCAAGAACTGGCAGAAGCACTGCAAAGATTGCCTTGCTTGGTGCATCTCAAGCTCGCCGAGAAGGAATCTCAACTGTGGGACGGCAACTTCCACGTCGAGGCTAGCGGATTCAACAGCCTTATTTGGCTGTGCTTCCAAGCCAAGAAACATCCGCGTATCAGCACCGAAAATGGGGGCATGAAACATCTTGCCTCTCTTCTGCTGCTCTGTCCAGAATCTCCTCCTCCTGAGACGGATGGGGCTAACTACCAAAAGAAACAGAAAAGGTTCCAACTGTTTCccagaatagaagaagaagaagaagaagatggaataATGGAGGATCTTGACCCTCATGCGCTGCTTTGTCCACACTGTCCTCATGTTCAGATGAAAGAGCCCCGGGTGGGAATAGAAGAAAAGGTTGGAGTCAAGGGTATATCATTTCTTAAAAATCTCAACGAGGTGATACTCCACCATTCTGCTCCTACTACAATATTGGAAGCATGGAAAAGAGCTGCAAATCTACACACCAATAAGCCCTACGTGAAGAAGCaacctattggagatgctctaatactgAAGCTATAG